From a single Oceanobacillus kimchii X50 genomic region:
- a CDS encoding zinc metallopeptidase, producing the protein MGLGAYLIYIALLMIIPMLAQAKVKSTYTKYSKKPTSSGMTGADVARKILDDNGLYDVQIGRVKGTLTDHYDPRKKIVNLSEGIYSGRSMASSAVAAHEVGHAIQDQQEYAFLKFRSALVPVANFGSNISMFLIIAGIIFSATNLLLFGIIFFAAAVLFQLVTLPVEFDASNRAMTQMISAGVIRNDEERETKKVLNAAAMTYVAAALVAVAELVRFILIYAANRE; encoded by the coding sequence ATGGGATTAGGAGCATATTTAATTTACATTGCTTTGTTAATGATCATACCAATGCTTGCCCAAGCGAAGGTTAAAAGCACTTATACAAAATATTCGAAGAAACCAACATCCTCTGGTATGACCGGAGCAGATGTTGCTCGTAAGATTTTAGATGATAATGGACTATATGATGTACAAATTGGCAGAGTAAAAGGTACGTTAACGGACCATTATGATCCACGTAAGAAAATCGTTAATTTATCTGAAGGAATTTACAGTGGTCGTTCAATGGCATCTTCGGCTGTAGCAGCACATGAGGTTGGACACGCTATTCAGGATCAACAAGAATATGCATTTTTAAAGTTTAGAAGTGCATTAGTACCTGTAGCGAACTTCGGGTCAAATATTTCCATGTTTTTAATTATCGCAGGTATCATATTTAGTGCGACTAATTTATTACTATTTGGAATTATTTTCTTTGCAGCAGCAGTATTATTCCAACTAGTAACTTTACCTGTAGAGTTTGACGCATCTAATCGAGCAATGACCCAAATGATTTCAGCTGGCGTTATCCGTAACGATGAAGAACGTGAAACGAAGAAGGTATTAAATGCTGCAGCAATGACTTATGTAGCAGCTGCACTTGTAGCTGTAGCAGAATTAGTCAGATTTATTCTTATCTATGCGGCAAATCGTGAATAG
- a CDS encoding DUF1405 domain-containing protein: MIRYILQDKKFITILLIINLFGTIYGYYWYGWQLEMTPPIFIPFVPDSPTASLFFTVFLLFFLVGRNIPYIEALAITSLFKYGIWAVVMNLLTLYVDGYLHPSGYMLMASHLGMAIQGLLYAPFYKIKLKHLALASIVVLHNDIIDYVFGHMPMYGSLLSYSNEIGYFTFWLSIFTIGITYWLTIYQRQKN; this comes from the coding sequence ATGATTCGATACATACTACAAGACAAAAAATTTATAACTATATTGCTTATTATCAATTTATTCGGAACCATTTATGGTTATTATTGGTATGGCTGGCAACTAGAAATGACACCGCCTATTTTTATTCCATTCGTACCAGATAGCCCAACCGCAAGTTTATTTTTCACGGTATTTCTTCTTTTCTTCTTAGTGGGGAGAAATATTCCTTATATTGAGGCTTTAGCTATTACATCGTTATTTAAATACGGTATTTGGGCAGTGGTGATGAATCTTCTCACACTTTATGTTGATGGATATTTACATCCTTCAGGATATATGCTAATGGCATCTCATTTAGGTATGGCAATTCAAGGGCTGTTGTATGCACCTTTTTATAAAATAAAACTGAAACACCTTGCATTAGCAAGTATTGTAGTATTGCATAACGATATTATTGACTACGTATTTGGTCACATGCCAATGTATGGTAGCCTCTTATCGTATTCTAATGAAATAGGCTATTTTACGTTTTGGCTAAGCATTTTTACCATTGGGATCACCTATTGGTTAACTATTTATCAAAGACAGAAGAACTGA
- a CDS encoding sporulation protein YpjB, whose translation MGDRKRRLIRLMTTVFIGIFFFDVHSVAASSLSSNSIISNGILLSPFTLGVLIVGGCIIGTLSYVSWRKYKAEVKASKKARKNDKSVD comes from the coding sequence ATGGGGGACAGAAAGCGACGACTTATCCGATTGATGACTACAGTGTTCATAGGGATTTTCTTTTTTGATGTTCACTCTGTTGCAGCAAGTAGTTTATCTTCAAATTCAATTATATCGAATGGGATATTACTTTCCCCGTTTACTTTAGGGGTTCTAATTGTTGGAGGATGTATTATTGGTACATTATCTTATGTAAGTTGGAGAAAATATAAAGCGGAAGTAAAAGCCTCAAAGAAAGCTCGTAAAAACGACAAATCAGTTGACTAA
- the mgsA gene encoding methylglyoxal synthase — translation MNIALIAHDEKKEDMIQFTTAYTHVLSKHSLYATGTTGLKISNATGLKIHRFQSGPLGGDQQIGAMIANGKMDMIIFFRDPLTAQPHEPDVSALMRLCDVHQIPLVTNIAGAEIFIHGLSRGDLKWREIIKERQEKEGTL, via the coding sequence ATGAATATAGCTTTAATTGCACATGATGAAAAGAAAGAAGACATGATTCAATTTACTACTGCATACACGCATGTGTTATCAAAACATAGCTTATATGCTACTGGTACAACTGGCTTAAAAATATCAAATGCTACAGGTTTAAAGATCCACCGTTTTCAATCTGGACCACTTGGTGGAGACCAGCAAATTGGAGCTATGATTGCTAACGGAAAGATGGATATGATTATCTTTTTCCGCGATCCACTTACTGCACAACCGCATGAACCTGATGTAAGTGCATTAATGCGTTTATGTGATGTACATCAGATACCATTAGTAACGAATATTGCAGGTGCAGAGATCTTTATTCATGGTCTCAGCAGAGGCGATTTGAAATGGAGAGAGATCATCAAAGAGAGACAAGAGAAAGAAGGGACACTGTGA
- the dapB gene encoding 4-hydroxy-tetrahydrodipicolinate reductase, whose protein sequence is MAINIILAGPRGRMGYEAVQMITNEESFRLVACLDHKHDGLTVGELEQFRDDLQVPIYTDFDTCLKQHQADVFVDLTIPEVGYKHTKTALQYKVRPVVGTTGFTDEQLSELKELAKEQKRGCIIAPNFAIGAILMMKFSKMAAKYFPDVEIIEKHHDQKLDAPSGTAKKTAELIQDVRESKKQGHPNEEETLPGARGADMNGMRIHSMRLPGLVAHQEVIFGGAGQTLTISHDSMNRASFMDGIKECVNQVMDLEELVYGLENLL, encoded by the coding sequence ATGGCAATTAATATAATCTTAGCTGGACCTAGAGGAAGAATGGGATATGAAGCTGTACAAATGATTACAAATGAGGAATCTTTTCGGCTAGTCGCTTGTTTAGATCATAAACATGATGGATTAACTGTAGGTGAGCTAGAACAATTCCGAGATGATCTTCAAGTTCCTATTTACACAGATTTTGATACGTGCTTAAAGCAGCATCAAGCAGATGTTTTTGTTGATTTAACAATCCCTGAAGTAGGTTATAAACATACCAAAACAGCACTACAATATAAAGTACGACCAGTAGTAGGTACAACAGGCTTTACGGATGAACAATTATCTGAGCTTAAAGAACTTGCTAAAGAACAGAAACGAGGGTGTATCATTGCTCCGAATTTTGCAATAGGAGCTATATTAATGATGAAATTTTCTAAAATGGCAGCGAAATACTTCCCAGATGTAGAAATAATAGAAAAACATCATGATCAAAAATTAGATGCACCATCAGGTACTGCTAAAAAAACAGCAGAATTAATTCAAGACGTACGAGAAAGTAAAAAACAAGGTCATCCAAATGAAGAAGAGACATTACCAGGTGCTCGAGGTGCGGATATGAACGGCATGCGTATTCATAGTATGCGTCTACCGGGATTAGTAGCACATCAAGAAGTTATTTTTGGTGGTGCTGGTCAAACATTAACAATCAGTCATGACTCCATGAATCGTGCTTCGTTTATGGATGGTATAAAGGAATGTGTCAATCAAGTTATGGATTTAGAAGAACTTGTATATGGTTTGGAGAACTTATTGTAA
- a CDS encoding CCA tRNA nucleotidyltransferase — translation MISEPFLKASPILSTLVSNGHEGYFVGGCVRDLLLQKEIHDIDIATSATPNEVMQLFNKVIPVGIEHGTVIVRHEGESYEVTTYRQDGEYTDHRRPNDVRFVTNLAEDLRRRDFTINALAMDRKGRITDLFHGQEDLEKKLIRTVGNPEERFQEDALRILRAVRFSSQLGCTIQKDTLEAMYAIRSQIQHLAIERITVELTKLFQGQHVAKAIQYIIDLRLDEQLPIFQAGYSNIFKDMKDKIIPLQSFAEVIAIFHLLEPTIKIHDWTRNYKCSNNIKNDALKLINAYHFYQSNGLNNWLLYILPKKLWAGWMRTVFVIDNTTIQHELLQEISASLPIQQRSQLDLDGNDLMDWFPHRAKGKWIKNILEEVEYLVVTMQLVNEKKLIKEWVLCNRQEPN, via the coding sequence ATGATATCAGAACCTTTCCTAAAAGCTTCACCAATATTATCAACATTAGTTTCAAATGGCCATGAAGGATATTTTGTAGGTGGATGCGTTCGCGATCTACTTTTACAAAAAGAAATTCATGATATTGATATTGCTACTTCTGCTACTCCTAATGAAGTTATGCAACTTTTTAATAAGGTCATACCAGTCGGTATCGAACATGGTACAGTCATTGTTCGACATGAAGGAGAATCGTATGAAGTCACAACTTATAGACAAGATGGGGAATATACCGATCATCGTCGACCAAATGACGTGCGTTTTGTTACGAATTTAGCGGAGGATTTACGTCGACGTGATTTTACCATAAATGCATTGGCAATGGATAGAAAAGGGCGTATAACGGATTTATTTCATGGTCAAGAAGATTTAGAAAAGAAGTTAATTCGTACTGTCGGAAATCCAGAAGAGCGATTTCAAGAAGATGCATTACGAATTCTTCGTGCGGTTCGTTTTTCAAGTCAGTTGGGTTGTACGATACAAAAGGATACTTTAGAAGCGATGTATGCAATACGGTCACAAATTCAACATCTTGCAATAGAAAGGATAACCGTAGAGCTTACAAAGTTATTTCAAGGACAACATGTTGCTAAGGCAATTCAATATATTATAGATTTACGTCTGGATGAGCAGCTTCCGATATTTCAAGCAGGGTATAGTAATATTTTTAAAGATATGAAAGATAAAATCATTCCGCTTCAATCATTTGCAGAAGTGATTGCAATATTCCATCTATTAGAACCAACGATAAAAATTCATGATTGGACAAGGAATTATAAGTGCTCCAACAATATTAAGAATGATGCCTTGAAACTAATTAACGCTTATCATTTTTATCAGTCTAATGGATTAAACAATTGGCTTCTCTATATTCTTCCAAAGAAACTATGGGCTGGATGGATGCGTACGGTCTTCGTTATAGATAACACTACTATTCAACACGAATTATTACAAGAAATAAGCGCATCACTTCCTATCCAGCAGCGATCACAATTGGATTTAGATGGAAATGATCTAATGGATTGGTTTCCACATCGCGCAAAAGGGAAGTGGATAAAAAATATATTAGAAGAGGTCGAATATTTAGTAGTAACGATGCAATTAGTTAATGAGAAAAAATTAATAAAGGAATGGGTATTATGCAATCGACAAGAGCCAAATTAA
- a CDS encoding menaquinol-cytochrome c reductase cytochrome b/c subunit — translation MHKGKGMKFVGDSRISAERKPNVPKDYSEYPGRTEAFWPNFLLKEWLAGAVFLVGFLCLTLAHPSPLEGVADPTDAAYIPLPDWYFLFLYELLKYEFASGDWTLMGIIVLPGIAFGALLLAPFLDKGPGRRPHQRPIAVGMMLLALASVIWLTYTSAAVVDWEGRAEANKPVPESEVSIDTEHPGYAAYENSCLSCHGGELEGGAGPALVGIDYSKEEIMTIATDGIGSMPADQFQGSEEELDQLAEFIISVNEEAE, via the coding sequence ATGCATAAGGGTAAAGGTATGAAATTCGTTGGAGATTCTCGTATTTCCGCGGAAAGAAAACCAAATGTACCGAAAGATTATTCGGAGTATCCTGGTAGAACTGAAGCGTTTTGGCCCAACTTTTTATTAAAAGAATGGTTGGCTGGAGCAGTATTTCTAGTTGGTTTCTTGTGTTTAACACTTGCACATCCATCTCCTTTAGAAGGAGTGGCTGATCCGACTGATGCTGCATATATACCTCTACCAGATTGGTACTTTTTATTCTTGTACGAGTTACTGAAATATGAATTTGCTAGTGGAGATTGGACGTTAATGGGTATTATTGTTTTACCTGGTATCGCGTTTGGTGCATTATTACTTGCTCCATTTCTTGATAAAGGACCAGGAAGACGCCCACACCAACGACCAATTGCAGTTGGTATGATGCTTTTAGCATTAGCTTCTGTTATTTGGTTAACGTATACTTCTGCTGCTGTAGTTGATTGGGAAGGTCGTGCTGAAGCAAACAAACCTGTTCCAGAATCTGAAGTTTCCATTGATACGGAACATCCTGGCTATGCCGCATATGAAAATAGCTGTTTGTCTTGTCATGGAGGAGAACTTGAAGGTGGTGCAGGACCAGCGTTAGTTGGTATTGACTATTCTAAAGAAGAGATTATGACAATCGCTACTGATGGTATTGGATCAATGCCTGCTGATCAGTTCCAGGGCTCTGAAGAAGAGTTGGATCAATTAGCTGAATTTATTATTTCAGTAAATGAAGAAGCAGAATAA
- the bshA gene encoding N-acetyl-alpha-D-glucosaminyl L-malate synthase BshA, which produces MKKIGITCYPTVGGSGVIATELGKLLAEKGHEIHFITSSVPFRLDKVYPKVYYHQVEMSHYPVFQYPPYDLTLAAKMAEVIDREKLDILHVHYAMPHAICAILAKDIAKHPVKIVTTLHGTDITVLAIDNAFTSIIRHGIEHSDAVTAVSHSLVQQTNEMLDIDKSIEVIHNFINEQQYHPKNMQNLKYQFGIEEDTKVLIHISNFRKVKRVQDVIYTYEKVQKNINSQLLLIGDGPEYGDMVRLVNELGLQDKVQFLGKQNNISDILSMADLMLLMSEKESFGLVLLEAMACGVPSIGTNIGGIPEVLTHEETGFIVDLGDSKSAAKYATDLLMDNNKWNVFSENALQHVKKYFASETIVNQYEALYDTLLQENK; this is translated from the coding sequence GTGAAGAAGATAGGCATCACTTGTTATCCAACTGTCGGTGGGTCAGGTGTAATTGCTACAGAACTAGGAAAGCTATTAGCTGAAAAAGGGCATGAGATACATTTTATTACTTCAAGTGTTCCTTTTCGATTAGATAAAGTATACCCAAAAGTATATTATCATCAAGTAGAAATGAGCCACTATCCAGTTTTTCAATACCCACCATATGATCTTACACTTGCTGCTAAAATGGCAGAAGTTATCGACCGTGAAAAACTTGATATTTTGCATGTACATTATGCGATGCCTCATGCTATTTGTGCCATCTTAGCTAAAGATATAGCGAAACACCCTGTCAAAATAGTAACGACTCTCCATGGTACGGATATAACTGTATTAGCAATCGATAACGCATTTACATCAATTATTCGTCATGGAATTGAACATTCAGACGCTGTTACTGCAGTATCTCATAGCTTAGTTCAACAAACGAATGAGATGTTAGATATAGATAAATCCATAGAAGTTATTCATAATTTTATAAATGAGCAGCAGTATCATCCAAAAAACATGCAAAATTTAAAGTATCAATTTGGAATAGAAGAGGATACAAAAGTACTCATTCATATTTCTAATTTTCGTAAAGTAAAACGAGTACAAGATGTAATTTATACGTACGAAAAAGTTCAAAAAAACATTAACAGCCAATTACTACTTATCGGAGATGGACCTGAATATGGAGATATGGTCCGTTTAGTAAATGAACTTGGTCTTCAAGATAAAGTACAATTTTTAGGGAAACAGAATAATATCAGTGATATATTGTCCATGGCAGACCTTATGTTGTTAATGTCTGAAAAAGAAAGCTTTGGTTTAGTGTTATTAGAAGCAATGGCATGCGGAGTTCCAAGTATTGGAACAAACATTGGTGGAATACCAGAAGTACTTACTCATGAAGAAACTGGATTCATAGTTGATTTAGGAGATAGTAAAAGTGCTGCAAAATATGCAACAGACCTATTAATGGATAATAATAAGTGGAATGTATTCTCAGAAAATGCATTACAACATGTAAAAAAATACTTTGCATCAGAGACGATTGTAAATCAATATGAAGCCTTATATGATACACTTTTACAAGAAAACAAATAA
- a CDS encoding nucleotide pyrophosphohydrolase: MTKRVHKVEDIQSLTDEYISQFKEGYFSPLALMARLSEETGELAREINHYYGEKPKKHTENVKTVEEEVGDILFVLACFANSLDFQLSDAFQQSIEKFETRDKNRWTRKEEGE, translated from the coding sequence ATGACAAAACGCGTACATAAAGTTGAAGACATTCAATCACTTACCGACGAGTATATATCTCAATTTAAAGAAGGCTATTTTTCACCATTAGCATTAATGGCTAGGCTAAGTGAAGAAACTGGAGAACTTGCGAGAGAAATTAATCATTATTACGGTGAAAAACCCAAAAAACATACGGAAAATGTAAAAACCGTAGAAGAAGAAGTCGGTGATATTCTATTTGTACTCGCTTGCTTCGCAAATTCACTTGATTTTCAATTATCGGATGCATTTCAACAATCCATAGAAAAATTTGAAACTCGAGATAAAAATCGTTGGACGAGAAAAGAAGAAGGAGAATAA
- a CDS encoding YitT family protein — translation MFGLKFKNIGFILLGAAIFSFGVVHFNMQHNLGEGGFTGITLLLYFLWEIDPAISNLVLNIPVFFIGWKLLGRNTFMYTVIGTFAVSFFLWLFQLNPFPIYLENDMTLVALFAGVFIGIGLGVIFRYGGTTGGVDIIARIVNKYIGWSIGKAMFVFDFVVIVTSIFVILDLAQGMYTLVAVYIGARVIDFIQEGAYSARGAMIISNHNQVIAKEIMEKMDRGVTILNGQGSFSKEKRNVLYCVVARNEIVRLKSIIEQADPHAFVSLTTVHDVMGEGFTLDENKKPIEI, via the coding sequence ATGTTCGGATTGAAATTTAAAAATATAGGTTTTATATTACTCGGTGCAGCAATATTCTCATTTGGAGTTGTACATTTTAATATGCAACACAATCTTGGTGAAGGTGGTTTTACAGGTATTACGTTGCTTTTATATTTCTTGTGGGAGATAGATCCAGCTATTAGTAATTTAGTACTCAATATCCCAGTGTTTTTTATTGGGTGGAAATTATTAGGGAGAAATACATTTATGTATACTGTCATTGGTACATTTGCTGTTTCTTTCTTTCTTTGGCTATTTCAATTAAATCCCTTTCCAATTTATTTGGAAAATGACATGACGTTAGTAGCTTTATTCGCTGGAGTATTTATTGGTATTGGGCTTGGAGTTATTTTTCGGTATGGTGGTACTACAGGTGGAGTAGATATTATTGCTCGAATTGTAAATAAATATATAGGCTGGAGTATCGGTAAAGCAATGTTTGTCTTTGACTTCGTTGTCATTGTTACATCGATTTTTGTTATTCTTGATCTAGCTCAAGGAATGTACACGCTTGTAGCCGTCTATATCGGAGCAAGAGTAATTGACTTTATTCAGGAAGGTGCTTATTCTGCACGAGGTGCGATGATTATATCGAATCATAATCAAGTGATAGCTAAAGAAATCATGGAGAAAATGGATCGAGGAGTTACGATTTTAAACGGTCAAGGAAGTTTTTCTAAAGAAAAAAGAAATGTACTTTACTGTGTTGTAGCCCGAAATGAAATCGTTCGCTTAAAATCAATTATTGAACAAGCTGATCCACATGCGTTCGTATCACTGACTACTGTTCATGATGTGATGGGTGAAGGGTTTACGTTAGACGAAAACAAAAAACCAATTGAAATCTAA